In Lates calcarifer isolate ASB-BC8 linkage group LG4, TLL_Latcal_v3, whole genome shotgun sequence, a genomic segment contains:
- the LOC108883349 gene encoding 5-beta-cholestane-3-alpha,7-alpha-diol 12-alpha-hydroxylase — MELLLPILLGILAALIGGLYLLGVFRQQRPGEPPLDKGLIPWLGHVLEFRRNTLKFLERMKEKHGDVFTIQLGGFYITFLQDPLSFGAFVKESREKLDFSKFAVHLVRRVFGYVAIEGDHHILQMSSNKHLKGDGLEVMTQSMMSNLQNLMLHNIGSAADQSTWIEDGLFMYSYNILFRAGYLSLYGNVPHKSEESEEKAKEKDRAESEALFYEFRKYDQLFPNLAYGVLPPRKRMEAERLMEYFWNALSVQKMRTKDNISRWVWDMQQSKEEMGMKESMINKYMFVLLWASQGNTGPSAFWLLLFLMKHPEAMAAVKEEVDKVLKESGQEVQHGGPLINLTREMLMKTPILDSAVEETLRLTAAPLLTRAVLQDMTLKMADGRKYFIRKGDRMAMFPYIAVHIDPEIHPDPHSFKYDRFLNPDGTKKTDFYKAGKKVKYYSMPWGAGVSMCPGRFFATNELKQFAFLMLVYFEFELKNPEEKIPEIDFRRWGFGSMQPVRDVQFRYKLRY, encoded by the coding sequence ATGGAACTGCTGCTGCCAATCCTTCTAGGCATTCTCGCAGCTCTGATCGGAGGGCTGTACCTGCTCGGGGTGTTTAGACAGCAGAGACCAGGAGAACCCCCTTTGGATAAGGGGCTCATTCCATGGCTGGGTCACGTCTTGGAGTTTCGCAGGAACACGTTAAAATTCCTAGAAAGGATGAAGGAAAAGCACGGCGATGTATTCACAATACAGCTGGGAGGGTTTTACATTACATTCCTTCAGGATCCTCTGTCGTTTGGGGCTTTTGTGAAGGAGAGTAGAGAAAAACTAGACTTCAGCAAGTTTGCTGTGCATCTGGTGCGCAGAGTGTTTGGTTATGTTGCTATAGAGGGTGACCACCACATTCTCCAGATGTCCAGCAACAAGCACCTGAAAGGAGATGGCCTGGAGGTAATGACACAATCTATGATGAGTAATTTACAGAACCTGATGTTGCACAACATTGGCTCAGCTGCAGACCAAAGCACCTGGATAGAAGATGGACTGTTTATGTACAGCTACAATATTCTTTTTAGGGCTGGCTACTTGTCCCTGTATGGAAATGTGCCACACAAGTCAGAGGAAAGTGAGGAGAAAgccaaagagaaagacagagctgaATCTGAAGCCTTGTTTTACGAGTTCCGTAAATATGACCAACTCTTCCCCAACCTGGCTTATGGGGTGCTGCCGCCAAGGAAAAGGATGGAAGCAGAGAGGCTGATGGAATACTTCTGGAACGCTCTGTCAGTGCAGAAGATGAGGACCAAGGACAACATCAGTCGCTGGGTGTGGGACATGCAGCAGTCCAAAGAGGAGATGGGTATGAAAGAGTCAATGATAAACAAGTACATGTTTGTGCTTCTCTGGGCCTCTCAAGGCAACACAGGGCCCTCTGCCTTTTGGCTTCTGCTCTTCCTCATGAAACACCCAGAAGCCATGGCAGCAGTGAAGGAGGAGGTAGATAAGGTTCTGAAGGAATCAGGGCAGGAAGTCCAACATGGCGGCCCCCTAATCAACCTGACCCGTGAAATGCTGATGAAAACACCCATCCTGGACAGTGCCGTCGAAGAGACCCTCCGACTCACTGCTGCACCCCTCCTCACCAGGGCTGTGCTCCAGGATATGACCCTCAAGATGGCTGATGGGCGCAAATACTTCATTCGCAAGGGGGACAGAATGGCCATGTTCCCTTACATTGCCGTCCACATTGACCCAGAGATCCACCCTGACCCACATTCATTCAAATATGACCGCTTTCTGAATCCAGATGGGACCAAGAAGACTGATTTTTACAAAGCAGGCAAGAAGGTGAAGTATTACAGCATGCCGTGGGGCGCTGGGGTCTCTATGTGTCCCGGGCGTTTCTTTGCCACcaatgagctgaaacagttCGCTTTCCTCATGCTGGTCTACTTTGAATTTGAGCTGAAGAATCCTGAGGAGAAGATACCTGAAATTGACTTCAG